In Oceanobacillus sp. FSL K6-2867, one DNA window encodes the following:
- a CDS encoding TRAP transporter substrate-binding protein, with translation MKKIYYFVFLAMVVFVLAACGDSDEASGSGGVTLKMSTLSADGALIHEGYEKFKEVIEEENEDVKVELYANGQLASSDDQQLELVMNGTAHVLSVPTSTVSTATGINALNLFDVPFLFPSLEEMYAVLDSEIGDNLAKQIEEKTNVKVLGFIDLGTFSIGNTSKPIKKPEDLEGLKIRSMNAKLHINTVEALGATPSPLAYGEVYTGLEQGTIDGLQTTTSLIYGDRLYEPLNYLTVTRHVALPHVLMVNKGFYEGLTDEQKAAVDKAAEEHIKFARQLSIDDEKVAIDTMKEAGVEVHELSDEEIAMFSEQTKAVAENNMDILDEEVYQQVLEFLNK, from the coding sequence GAGATTCAGACGAGGCATCAGGATCTGGAGGTGTAACTCTAAAAATGTCTACATTAAGTGCAGATGGTGCCTTAATCCATGAGGGTTATGAAAAATTCAAAGAAGTAATTGAGGAAGAAAATGAGGATGTTAAAGTAGAACTTTATGCAAATGGTCAATTAGCAAGTTCTGACGACCAACAATTGGAACTAGTTATGAATGGAACAGCGCATGTACTAAGTGTACCGACAAGTACAGTTAGCACTGCTACTGGAATAAATGCTTTAAATCTATTTGATGTACCATTCTTATTTCCTAGTTTAGAAGAAATGTATGCTGTATTAGATAGTGAAATTGGTGATAATCTAGCTAAACAAATTGAAGAAAAAACAAATGTAAAAGTATTAGGATTTATTGATTTAGGAACATTCAGTATTGGAAATACTTCTAAGCCAATTAAAAAACCAGAAGACTTAGAGGGACTAAAAATAAGAAGTATGAATGCAAAGCTTCATATAAATACAGTTGAAGCTTTAGGTGCGACCCCATCTCCATTAGCTTATGGTGAAGTTTATACTGGTTTAGAGCAAGGAACAATCGATGGATTACAAACAACTACATCTTTAATTTATGGTGACCGACTATATGAGCCATTAAACTATTTAACGGTTACACGACATGTTGCATTACCTCACGTGTTAATGGTAAATAAGGGATTCTATGAAGGACTAACAGATGAACAAAAGGCAGCAGTTGACAAGGCGGCAGAGGAGCATATTAAATTTGCTAGACAATTGTCTATCGATGATGAAAAGGTAGCTATCGATACAATGAAAGAGGCAGGCGTTGAAGTACATGAACTAAGTGACGAGGAAATAGCCATGTTTAGTGAACAAACAAAAGCGGTGGCAGAAAATAACATGGATATATTGGATGAAGAGGTCTACCAACAAGTTCTTGAATTCTTAAACAAATAA
- a CDS encoding TRAP transporter small permease, with product MKKRKKPLEAYFSGLLLFVMLVFLTMEVIARYFFNYSFVWTEELSRYLFIWFVYIAASYAAFERAHIKIDSIMSIYPEGFRKIVQKIGIVVWLGFNIFVTYLALDYALNLLDQGNRSQVTGFLLGIFYLGIPIGFALMSIRLIFNIFKKEEAENHDVII from the coding sequence ATGAAAAAAAGGAAAAAGCCACTAGAAGCATATTTTTCCGGACTACTCCTATTTGTGATGCTAGTATTTTTAACGATGGAAGTAATTGCTAGATACTTTTTTAATTACTCTTTTGTATGGACAGAAGAACTATCTAGATATTTATTTATATGGTTTGTTTATATAGCGGCAAGTTATGCTGCATTTGAAAGGGCACATATCAAAATTGATTCTATTATGTCCATATACCCAGAAGGATTTAGAAAAATTGTACAAAAAATCGGTATCGTAGTTTGGTTAGGTTTTAATATCTTTGTTACGTATTTAGCTCTTGACTACGCTCTAAATTTACTGGATCAAGGGAATAGATCCCAAGTAACGGGATTCCTGCTTGGAATATTTTATTTAGGCATACCTATAGGATTTGCATTGATGTCTATAAGGTTAATCTTTAATATCTTTAAAAAGGAAGAAGCAGAAAACCATGATGTTATTATATAA
- a CDS encoding TRAP transporter large permease: MSTLSIALIIIGVLLVCIFLNVPLAFSLFISALVLVLIDGTIPLSFVTQTLFGSTDSFPLLAIPFFILAGDLMSSGGIARKLVEFLNGMFDSIKGSLGIITIFASLIFAAISGSGAATVAAIGGIMIPYMIKNGYAPSYAASLSASAGALGPIIPPSIVFILYGVMANVSISELFIAGILPGFVIAIALVVVNYLVVKKEKFSEVAKESTSDKPSFWKGLNGAKYSLFAPVLILGGIYGGIVTPTEAAVLAAVYSLIIGVFVHKEIKIKELPEVFMKSALTSGTILIFIGTASFFGRVLSMKQIPQLIADSITGITDNPIFVLLLINIFLLIVGMFMETIAAVVIFVPLLLPIILQVGIDPVHFGVIMSVNLSLGLVTPPLGMNLFIASKVANIPFEKTFKYIFTIIGALLIVLLIISYVPQLSLFLPQLMK; encoded by the coding sequence ATGTCAACTCTATCAATAGCATTAATCATAATTGGGGTTCTGCTAGTATGCATTTTCCTAAATGTACCGTTAGCATTTTCCCTATTTATATCGGCTCTAGTATTAGTGTTGATTGATGGTACGATACCATTGTCATTTGTTACGCAGACATTATTTGGATCGACAGATTCCTTTCCATTATTAGCAATACCTTTCTTTATACTCGCGGGAGATTTGATGAGTTCGGGTGGAATTGCTAGAAAATTAGTGGAATTCCTTAATGGAATGTTTGATAGTATTAAAGGAAGTTTAGGTATTATTACCATTTTTGCTAGTTTGATTTTTGCCGCGATATCAGGTTCTGGTGCAGCAACGGTTGCGGCTATTGGGGGTATCATGATACCCTATATGATTAAAAATGGGTATGCACCATCTTATGCAGCGTCACTTTCAGCAAGTGCGGGAGCATTAGGACCAATTATACCTCCAAGTATTGTATTTATTTTATACGGTGTAATGGCGAATGTTTCTATTAGTGAATTGTTTATTGCTGGTATACTACCAGGATTTGTGATTGCTATTGCACTTGTAGTCGTGAACTATTTAGTAGTAAAAAAGGAAAAATTTAGTGAAGTAGCTAAGGAAAGCACCAGTGATAAACCTAGTTTTTGGAAAGGTTTGAATGGAGCAAAATATTCTTTATTTGCACCGGTTTTAATCTTAGGTGGAATTTATGGTGGTATTGTCACTCCGACTGAAGCAGCAGTTCTAGCAGCAGTTTATAGTTTAATAATTGGGGTGTTTGTACATAAGGAAATAAAGATAAAGGAATTACCTGAAGTATTTATGAAATCGGCATTAACATCGGGTACTATTCTAATATTCATTGGTACCGCTTCATTTTTTGGAAGAGTGTTATCAATGAAACAAATTCCGCAACTTATTGCAGATTCGATTACAGGGATCACAGATAATCCGATCTTTGTCTTATTATTAATTAATATCTTCCTATTAATAGTTGGAATGTTTATGGAAACGATTGCCGCGGTTGTTATCTTTGTTCCTTTATTATTACCAATTATATTACAAGTAGGTATTGACCCAGTACATTTCGGGGTTATCATGAGTGTGAATTTAAGCTTAGGATTGGTAACACCTCCTCTAGGTATGAACTTATTTATTGCCAGTAAGGTTGCCAATATACCATTTGAGAAGACGTTTAAATATATATTTACCATAATTGGAGCTTTACTTATTGTATTACTAATTATTTCTTATGTACCTCAATTATCTTTATTCTTACCGCAACTAATGAAGTAA
- a CDS encoding alcohol dehydrogenase catalytic domain-containing protein, whose protein sequence is MLAAVKTSETMHLNVAEVPTPELSSGEVLLKVEYCGVCGSDLHAYKNSKGYEFVKAPRILGHEVVGIVVETFEKENEHLIQRRVVAEAINFCGECENCQNNRSNICENFKVLGLHMDGGMAQFVRCKANLLQPVVEEVPSELAALTEPVSVAVHAVEVITHVKKGDHVWIQGAGIIGFLVGLICKHNGAKVTIAGLPQDKENRLVHAESFEFDTYVETESAPVERKVDVFFECSGSQKGVEAGIQRVKKGGKFVFVALYEKDINLPLNILVRNEVNLLTTYSCKSDEYGRSLELIKQYKNEISKIIRIYPLNQASQAFLDALSQKTLKPILQLA, encoded by the coding sequence ATGTTAGCAGCTGTTAAGACATCGGAAACAATGCATCTAAATGTAGCAGAGGTTCCAACACCAGAATTGTCATCAGGGGAAGTTTTGTTAAAAGTGGAGTATTGTGGTGTTTGTGGTAGTGACCTTCATGCTTATAAAAATTCAAAAGGATATGAATTCGTAAAGGCGCCTCGCATTCTAGGACATGAAGTAGTTGGAATAGTAGTAGAAACTTTTGAAAAAGAAAATGAACATCTAATTCAAAGACGTGTAGTAGCAGAAGCTATTAATTTCTGCGGGGAATGTGAAAATTGCCAAAACAACCGATCGAATATTTGTGAAAATTTTAAGGTTCTTGGACTTCATATGGACGGTGGAATGGCGCAGTTTGTTAGATGTAAAGCAAACCTTCTGCAACCAGTAGTAGAGGAAGTTCCTTCTGAACTTGCCGCTTTAACTGAACCTGTATCTGTTGCCGTACATGCAGTTGAAGTAATCACTCATGTGAAAAAAGGGGATCACGTATGGATCCAAGGTGCAGGGATAATAGGTTTTTTAGTAGGTTTAATTTGCAAGCATAATGGAGCAAAGGTAACAATTGCTGGGCTTCCACAAGATAAGGAAAATCGACTAGTACATGCCGAATCATTTGAATTCGATACGTATGTTGAAACAGAATCAGCACCTGTAGAAAGAAAGGTAGATGTATTTTTTGAATGTTCTGGTTCCCAAAAAGGGGTAGAAGCTGGTATTCAGCGTGTAAAAAAAGGTGGGAAATTTGTTTTTGTTGCTTTATATGAAAAGGATATTAATCTTCCCTTAAATATATTGGTTAGAAATGAAGTTAATCTATTAACAACGTATAGTTGTAAAAGTGATGAATATGGACGTTCTTTAGAATTGATTAAACAATACAAGAATGAAATTTCAAAAATTATACGTATTTATCCGTTAAACCAAGCAAGTCAAGCTTTTTTAGATGCGTTATCACAGAAAACGCTTAAACCAATATTACAACTAGCATAA
- a CDS encoding glucose 1-dehydrogenase, which produces MRLFDLHGKNAIVTGGARGLGKFIALGLAEAGANVSITSRNEKELIETCKEIESFSSESYYEAIDIQNQTDFKSFVERVNDKFGSIDILVNAAGLNKRNSFLEFSEDDWDYVINVNLKGTMLASQVVIPYMKKQKSGRIINIASLSSVLGFKDMAAYAASKGGVSQLTKALAVEFAEDGINVNAIGPGYFSTKMTTPVFEDDKKRDWMMIRTPMKRTGNEEDLKGAAIYLASEASRFMTGQTLYVDGGWLVNA; this is translated from the coding sequence ATGAGACTTTTTGACTTACATGGGAAAAACGCAATTGTAACAGGAGGAGCACGTGGATTAGGGAAGTTCATTGCTCTTGGATTAGCGGAAGCTGGGGCAAATGTTTCGATTACTAGTAGAAATGAGAAAGAATTAATCGAGACTTGTAAGGAGATTGAAAGCTTCTCAAGTGAAAGCTATTACGAAGCTATTGATATTCAGAATCAAACTGACTTTAAATCATTTGTTGAAAGAGTAAATGATAAGTTTGGTTCAATTGATATTCTTGTAAACGCAGCGGGATTGAATAAAAGAAATTCTTTCTTAGAATTTAGTGAAGATGATTGGGACTACGTTATAAATGTCAACTTAAAAGGAACGATGTTAGCATCACAAGTTGTCATTCCTTACATGAAAAAACAAAAATCTGGCAGAATTATCAATATTGCCTCCCTTTCAAGTGTATTAGGATTTAAAGATATGGCCGCTTATGCAGCAAGCAAGGGTGGAGTTTCTCAATTAACAAAAGCATTGGCTGTAGAATTTGCGGAAGATGGCATTAATGTGAATGCAATTGGACCTGGGTATTTCTCCACTAAGATGACAACTCCAGTTTTTGAAGATGATAAAAAGCGGGATTGGATGATGATTCGGACACCAATGAAAAGAACTGGTAATGAAGAAGATTTAAAAGGTGCGGCAATCTATCTGGCCTCTGAAGCTTCACGGTTTATGACAGGACAAACATTGTATGTCGATGGGGGATGGTTGGTAAATGCTTAA
- a CDS encoding transketolase has product MSNLLTEEKLDFLQKKSVEARKLIVETVHHAGAGHIGGPMSAVDILVNLYFNEMNVNAEDPKAEDRDRFVLSKGHSAVALYSVMALREYCPIDELKTFDALNSRLQGHPDMKTLPGLDMSTGSLGMGISAAVGIALGAKLKGKSFKTYCVLGDGESQEGQVWEAADLASKCKLDNLVAILDYNKLQQFGWPGKGNEREIPIFNPEGRWRAFGWNVVYIDGHSHKEISQAFEKIKSVKNQPSIIIANTVKGKGVSFMENDYLWHSRVPTDEELQRAINELEKEAL; this is encoded by the coding sequence ATGAGTAATTTACTTACAGAAGAAAAGTTGGATTTTTTGCAAAAGAAATCAGTTGAAGCAAGAAAGTTAATAGTGGAAACCGTTCACCATGCAGGAGCAGGACATATTGGTGGTCCGATGTCTGCTGTAGATATATTAGTGAATTTATATTTTAATGAAATGAATGTAAATGCCGAAGATCCAAAGGCAGAAGATCGAGATAGATTTGTATTGTCTAAAGGTCATTCAGCAGTAGCGCTGTATTCTGTTATGGCTTTAAGGGAGTATTGTCCAATTGATGAATTGAAGACATTCGATGCTTTAAACTCAAGGCTGCAGGGACACCCCGATATGAAAACTTTACCTGGATTAGACATGTCTACAGGTTCACTTGGAATGGGTATCTCCGCTGCGGTTGGTATAGCCTTAGGAGCAAAACTAAAAGGAAAATCATTTAAAACTTATTGTGTCCTTGGTGATGGAGAATCCCAAGAAGGTCAAGTTTGGGAAGCTGCTGATCTTGCATCTAAATGTAAACTTGATAATCTTGTAGCTATTCTTGATTATAATAAATTGCAACAGTTTGGCTGGCCTGGAAAAGGGAATGAAAGAGAGATTCCTATATTTAATCCTGAAGGTCGTTGGAGAGCATTTGGTTGGAATGTAGTTTATATTGATGGACATAGTCATAAAGAGATTTCACAGGCATTTGAAAAAATAAAGTCGGTAAAGAATCAACCATCCATTATTATTGCGAATACAGTTAAAGGCAAGGGAGTTTCCTTTATGGAAAATGACTATCTATGGCATTCAAGGGTACCAACAGATGAAGAGTTACAACGAGCGATTAATGAACTTGAAAAGGAGGCTTTATGA
- a CDS encoding transketolase family protein, producing MSTVLSNAKKSMRDIFGEKLLELSLKDENVYVLDGDLANSTKVDIVAKGNSSKFLQMGIAEQNMMSVAAGLASTGIQPWASTFAAFLSKRSLDQIQVQIAQPNLNVKMVGGYSGLLTGLTGKTHQSLEDIAIFRTLANMVVLAPADSTEVEKMMEFAHQYQGPVYMRIARDSYPVIFDEHYEFQLGKAIRVKEGSDVTIISTGTQTSRSLEAAELLEKEGISARVVHMPTIKPLDKDAIIKSAEETGLIVTAEEHSIYGGLGSAVAEVLVEEKPVPMLRVGVKDRNSESGPNDAMLEKYEISPNSIVKTVKQALLKKV from the coding sequence ATGAGCACAGTATTATCAAATGCCAAAAAGTCTATGCGAGATATATTTGGTGAGAAGTTATTGGAGTTATCCTTAAAGGATGAAAATGTATATGTGTTAGATGGAGATTTAGCAAATTCAACGAAGGTGGATATAGTCGCTAAAGGAAATTCTTCTAAGTTTTTACAAATGGGAATTGCGGAACAAAATATGATGAGTGTTGCAGCAGGATTAGCATCAACTGGTATTCAGCCTTGGGCTTCGACTTTTGCAGCATTTCTATCTAAGCGTTCATTAGATCAAATCCAGGTTCAAATTGCTCAACCGAATCTTAATGTGAAAATGGTTGGAGGATACAGTGGCCTCCTCACTGGTCTGACAGGTAAAACTCACCAATCCCTAGAAGATATTGCTATTTTTCGTACACTAGCTAATATGGTGGTTCTTGCCCCGGCAGATAGTACAGAAGTAGAGAAGATGATGGAGTTTGCCCACCAGTACCAAGGTCCAGTTTACATGCGTATCGCGAGAGATTCATATCCAGTTATTTTTGATGAACACTATGAATTCCAATTAGGAAAAGCAATTAGAGTAAAAGAGGGTTCCGATGTAACTATTATATCGACTGGTACGCAAACATCCCGCTCTTTAGAAGCAGCAGAGCTTTTAGAGAAAGAAGGAATTTCAGCAAGAGTAGTCCATATGCCAACAATAAAACCTTTAGATAAAGATGCAATTATTAAATCTGCAGAAGAAACTGGATTAATTGTCACTGCCGAGGAACATAGTATCTATGGTGGATTAGGTAGTGCTGTTGCTGAAGTGCTTGTAGAAGAAAAGCCTGTGCCAATGCTTCGGGTTGGGGTGAAGGACCGAAATTCAGAATCGGGCCCTAATGACGCTATGCTAGAAAAATATGAAATTTCTCCTAATAGTATTGTTAAAACTGTAAAGCAAGCTTTATTAAAGAAGGTGTAA
- a CDS encoding aldehyde dehydrogenase family protein, with amino-acid sequence MTVSLVKEKLLIDGEWIDTDQTHKIYNKYTNELFTEISKADEKMVDKAVEGAFKAYKKENFPPQQRYKVLMKTAELLLEKLEEIAKIIAQEGGKPITEARTEVRRSVSTFQMAAEESKRLVGEIIPNYNAEGRFIYTVKKPVGVVVAITPFNFPLNLVSHKVAPALAAGNPVIIKPASDTATTTIKLSEILVEAGVPKGYLHCLVGSGSVVGEQLLQDERIAHYTFTGSPEVGKHIQKTIGFRKATLELGANSATIVHHDGDIEAAASKLAKMAFANAGQICISVQRIYVQESIRERFLEMFLHQVSLLKVGDPLDPETNVGPMISGKEVARIESWVKEAELQGANIEIGGKREGNIFYPTVLTNVTGDMKVLREETFAPVVSVIPYDTIEEAIDMVNDSKYGLQAGIYTKDLALTYKIPYLLEVGGVIINDTCCYRIDQMPYGGVKESGLGKEGPAFAIKELVEDITVVVNLE; translated from the coding sequence ATGACTGTTAGTCTTGTAAAAGAAAAGCTATTAATAGATGGGGAATGGATTGATACTGATCAAACCCATAAAATTTATAACAAATATACAAATGAACTTTTTACCGAAATATCAAAAGCTGACGAAAAAATGGTAGATAAAGCAGTGGAGGGGGCTTTTAAAGCATATAAAAAAGAGAATTTTCCACCGCAGCAACGTTATAAGGTTTTAATGAAAACTGCTGAACTGCTTCTTGAAAAGCTTGAAGAAATAGCTAAAATTATTGCCCAAGAGGGAGGAAAACCTATTACTGAAGCGAGGACAGAGGTTAGAAGATCTGTTTCAACCTTCCAAATGGCTGCTGAAGAAAGCAAGAGACTAGTAGGGGAGATCATTCCCAATTATAATGCAGAAGGACGATTTATTTATACTGTTAAGAAACCAGTTGGAGTAGTTGTAGCAATAACTCCATTTAATTTTCCGCTGAATCTTGTGTCACATAAGGTAGCACCTGCTTTAGCAGCAGGTAATCCAGTTATTATTAAGCCAGCATCTGATACAGCCACCACTACTATAAAACTAAGTGAAATTTTAGTTGAAGCGGGTGTTCCAAAGGGTTATCTACACTGTTTAGTCGGCAGTGGAAGTGTTGTTGGTGAACAGTTACTACAAGATGAGAGAATAGCACATTATACTTTTACTGGCTCACCAGAAGTTGGCAAACATATTCAAAAAACCATTGGGTTTAGAAAAGCAACATTGGAACTTGGCGCTAATTCTGCAACAATCGTTCATCATGATGGTGATATTGAAGCAGCTGCTAGTAAATTAGCAAAGATGGCTTTTGCCAATGCAGGTCAAATTTGTATTTCTGTCCAAAGAATCTATGTACAGGAATCCATTAGGGAAAGATTTCTAGAAATGTTCTTACACCAAGTATCTTTATTAAAAGTTGGTGATCCACTAGATCCTGAAACGAATGTAGGACCGATGATTAGTGGAAAAGAAGTTGCACGTATTGAATCGTGGGTTAAAGAGGCAGAATTACAAGGTGCAAATATTGAAATTGGTGGAAAACGTGAAGGCAACATTTTTTATCCAACGGTACTCACTAATGTGACAGGTGACATGAAAGTATTACGTGAGGAAACATTTGCCCCAGTTGTTTCCGTTATTCCTTATGATACGATTGAAGAAGCAATTGATATGGTAAATGATTCAAAATATGGTTTACAAGCTGGAATATATACGAAAGATCTAGCACTAACATATAAAATACCTTATTTATTAGAAGTTGGTGGTGTGATTATTAACGATACATGTTGCTATCGTATAGATCAAATGCCATATGGAGGAGTAAAAGAGAGTGGTCTAGGAAAAGAAGGTCCTGCTTTTGCTATTAAGGAATTAGTAGAAGATATTACAGTAGTAGTTAATTTAGAATAG
- a CDS encoding zinc-binding dehydrogenase has translation MDLGVLAILIGKGNQQADILGTSMDAERLHLALEIGAKKTFMSPEDNLNDEAFSGYDAVNDCFAHPSVPANAAKLLKRGGQLVLVGINNSAFSVAMDQVVRGEITINGSYGITRKNYEEVRL, from the coding sequence ATTGATTTAGGTGTCTTAGCTATTTTAATTGGAAAAGGGAATCAGCAAGCAGATATTTTGGGAACGAGTATGGATGCGGAGCGGCTGCATTTAGCTCTAGAAATTGGAGCAAAAAAGACTTTTATGAGTCCGGAAGACAATTTAAATGATGAGGCATTTTCAGGTTATGATGCAGTGAATGATTGCTTCGCTCATCCTAGTGTGCCAGCAAATGCTGCGAAACTCTTAAAAAGGGGAGGGCAGCTTGTATTGGTCGGTATTAATAATTCAGCGTTCTCTGTCGCAATGGATCAAGTAGTTCGCGGGGAAATAACGATAAATGGGAGTTACGGTATTACACGAAAGAATTATGAAGAAGTGAGATTGTAA
- a CDS encoding helix-turn-helix domain-containing protein gives MEEYSQIEIGKKIRDMRLNKSISINKVSKKTGLTPSFISQFERGLTNASIDSIIKLVDAIDVKLTMLFSDNVNQESQSKKPVIIRKSERPSLSSGSTNNMLEYLLTHPDSKLEVYLSKLNPGASTSSKFSNNGVDEFLLILEGKLEIEVENVNYVLSEGDTMTMDGSLSKSWENSSDSVTTILWIYNRA, from the coding sequence TTGGAAGAATATTCTCAAATAGAGATTGGTAAAAAAATTAGAGATATGCGATTGAATAAAAGTATTTCTATTAACAAGGTAAGTAAAAAAACTGGATTAACTCCTAGTTTTATTAGTCAATTTGAAAGAGGACTCACAAATGCTTCCATCGATTCTATTATTAAATTAGTTGATGCAATTGATGTTAAATTGACTATGCTTTTTAGTGACAATGTTAATCAGGAGAGCCAAAGTAAAAAACCAGTCATTATTCGAAAAAGCGAAAGACCTTCTTTATCCTCTGGATCAACAAATAATATGCTAGAATATTTACTGACACACCCTGATAGCAAATTAGAGGTATACCTTTCTAAGCTAAACCCTGGTGCATCAACTTCTAGTAAGTTTTCTAACAATGGAGTGGATGAATTTTTATTAATTCTAGAAGGGAAATTGGAAATTGAAGTGGAGAATGTAAATTATGTTCTAAGTGAAGGAGATACCATGACAATGGATGGTTCGCTATCAAAATCTTGGGAAAATAGTAGTGATTCTGTAACAACAATTCTATGGATATATAACAGAGCGTAA
- a CDS encoding aspartyl-phosphate phosphatase Spo0E family protein, which translates to MVKEALLEKIEEYREIMISLSDYNDLNSTVVIESSMELDELINEYQKLS; encoded by the coding sequence GTGGTTAAAGAGGCTTTATTAGAAAAAATTGAAGAATATAGAGAGATAATGATTTCATTGAGTGATTATAATGATTTGAATTCTACAGTGGTCATTGAATCCAGCATGGAATTAGATGAATTAATTAATGAATATCAAAAACTTTCATAG
- a CDS encoding NAD(P)/FAD-dependent oxidoreductase, with translation MTSTNYDVIIVGAGFSGVTASRELSNRGFKTLVLEGRNRIGGRTWTDNRLGKNIEIGGTYVHWNQPHMWAELTRYNLQVRESPTMEKAYWIKDGKVKSGTYEELQEKHMIGMEEFLKGGRDYFPRPYNPFFDNTLEEVDHLSVADRLKAVKPLVSKDVYSILESTWSEYTSTDDLDQPGLAQAYRWAALTGHDMNQFQDTFELFSIETGTKSLIESIANDSKADLQLSTPVSVIEKTDKGYKVTTRNGSDFTAKSVIVAVPVNVINNIEFKPALPAELRQFSSEKQSSRGIKVWAKVRGLTSSVKLKAGPEYPVNSAHAEYIDGDEAILMGFGNDSTLNMEDPKEVEKAFRHWLPDIEVIESAGHNWVKDEFSQGTWGVLKKNQLSKYVKEVPNTENGLFLAGSDFAKGWVGYMDGAIETGITTSKRVEKYLQEQELALAKN, from the coding sequence ATGACAAGTACTAATTATGATGTAATCATTGTTGGAGCTGGATTTTCTGGAGTAACAGCATCAAGAGAGCTAAGTAATAGAGGGTTCAAAACGTTGGTCTTAGAGGGAAGAAATCGTATCGGTGGTCGAACTTGGACAGATAATCGATTGGGTAAGAACATTGAAATAGGTGGAACCTATGTTCATTGGAACCAGCCTCATATGTGGGCGGAACTTACACGCTATAACTTACAAGTAAGAGAAAGTCCAACAATGGAGAAAGCGTACTGGATTAAAGACGGTAAAGTGAAGTCCGGAACATATGAAGAATTGCAAGAAAAACACATGATTGGTATGGAAGAATTCTTAAAGGGTGGCCGAGATTACTTTCCTCGTCCATATAATCCTTTCTTTGACAATACTTTAGAGGAAGTCGATCATCTTTCTGTGGCAGATAGATTAAAAGCAGTAAAACCATTGGTAAGTAAAGATGTCTATAGTATACTAGAATCTACTTGGAGTGAATATACTAGTACGGATGACTTGGATCAACCTGGCTTGGCGCAAGCTTATCGATGGGCTGCCCTCACAGGTCATGATATGAATCAGTTTCAAGACACGTTTGAATTATTTAGTATTGAAACCGGTACTAAATCGCTAATCGAATCTATCGCCAATGATAGTAAAGCAGACTTGCAACTATCTACTCCTGTATCAGTAATTGAAAAGACAGATAAGGGTTATAAAGTGACTACCAGAAATGGAAGCGATTTCACAGCCAAATCTGTGATTGTTGCAGTACCAGTAAATGTAATTAATAATATTGAATTTAAGCCAGCTTTACCGGCTGAATTACGCCAATTCTCATCCGAAAAACAATCAAGCAGAGGGATAAAAGTATGGGCAAAAGTACGTGGACTTACGAGTTCAGTGAAATTGAAAGCGGGCCCAGAATATCCAGTGAACAGTGCTCATGCAGAATATATAGACGGAGATGAAGCTATCCTAATGGGCTTCGGTAACGATTCAACTCTGAATATGGAAGATCCTAAAGAAGTTGAGAAAGCATTTCGTCATTGGCTACCTGATATTGAAGTAATTGAAAGTGCTGGACATAATTGGGTAAAGGATGAGTTTTCTCAAGGAACATGGGGAGTATTAAAGAAAAATCAGTTATCAAAATATGTTAAAGAAGTTCCTAACACGGAAAACGGATTGTTCTTGGCTGGATCAGATTTCGCCAAAGGCTGGGTTGGTTATATGGATGGAGCTATTGAGACTGGAATAACTACTAGTAAACGTGTAGAAAAATATCTGCAAGAACAGGAACTAGCTTTGGCAAAAAATTAA